The Geminocystis sp. NIES-3708 genomic sequence GTTGCAGGATTAACATTAGAGGAAGTAGAGTCTATCGTTACTCAAGAATATGTTAGTAAGGGATTATTAAGAAATCCTCTTATTAGTGTCAATTTAATTGCACCTCGTCCTGTTATGGTTGCCATTGTCGGAGAAATTAGGACTCCGGGTTCTTATTCAATACCTTTTGAAGGTACTACCGATAAAGGACGAAAATTTCCTAATCTTATCAGTGCTTTACAATTAGCGAATGGCATTAATGCTTCGGCTGATCCTCGTCAAGTAAAAGTTATTCGTAACTATAAAGGACAAGAATATACGATTCCCGTCAATTTTTGGAATTTTCTTGAACAAGGTGATTTAACACAAAATATTATTTTGCGAGATGGCGATCGCATAGTAATTCCTAGTGCGGAAACAGTAGATCCTGTAGAAGTGTTGAGAATGGCGACGGCTAATTTTTCGGCGAACTTAAGTATTCCCATTACTGTTAGTATAGTTGGGGAAGTTAATCGTCCAGGTCCTTATACCTTAACAGGAGATGATGTAAGATCTGAAAATTTGGATGATAAATTAACTTTTCAGAATAATAATGTCATTCGAGATGAACAAGTTTTAGCTGGAATTCCCACTGCCACAAGAGCAATAAAAACCGCAGGAGGATTAACCGCAAAAGCAGATATTCGCAATATTGAAGTACGTCGGACTCTACCATCAGGACAAGAACAAATGTTAAAAGTAAACCTTTGGGAATTTTTGCAAACAGGAAGATTTCGAGATGATGCTTTACTACAAAATGGCGATCGTATTTTTATTCCTGCGGCAGAAACCATCGATGAGACGGAAGTACGTCAAGTAGCCGTCGCTAGTTTTTCCCCTAACCGTATTAATGTCAGTGTGGTAGGAGAAGTCAAAAATCCAGGATTAAAAGAACTACCTCCCAATGTCAGTTTACAACAAGCCTTATTACAAGCTGGAGGCTTTAATAATGTTCGAGCGAAAGAATATGTCGCTAAACTGGTACGTCTCAATGCTAATGGCACTGTAACGGAGAAATCAATTAAAGTAGATTTTTCTGCCCCTTTAAACGGAGAAAATAATCCACCTTTATTAAATAATGACATTGTATTTATTGAACGTTCAACTTTAGCAGTAGCAGCTGACGTTATATTCTCATCCGTTAATCCCCTTAATCAATTACTGAATACTATTAATCTCTTTAAATCAACTTGGGACTTATTTGATAACGATAATAATAGCAATAATAGCTCTGTTATCAGAATAGATTAAAACTTTAAATTTAATTATTATTAACAAAAATTATGGAAGAGTTACTAATATATTTTCGTATTATTCGCAAAAGATGGCTTCCTGCATCCCTCGTATTTGTAGTAGTGTTTTTATTTTTGGGTTACGAAAGATCAAAAAAAACAATTCCTCTTTATCGTGCCACTGGTACTATTGTGTTTGATCAAAAAAACCCTAGTATTACAGATCCTTTTGCGGTAGGGGAACAAAAGAAATTAAACAATGATTTAATTTTAATCAAGTCTGAATCTTTAGCTGAAAAAGTTAAAGAAGATTTAAAATTGCCTTTAGAAATAGATCATAAAAAATTGGCACAAAATTTAATCGCTGTTAATCCAGACAAAAGTGATGTTATTCAATTATCTTTTACGGATGAAGATCCAAAAAAAGCAACGGAAATTGTTAATGCTTGGATTAGAAATTATGTACAAATAGATAAAGAGCAAAAAGTTTCTCAAACCAGAGCATTGGCTAAATTTTTGGAACAACAAATTCCTGAAAGTCAAGAATCTTTAGAATATACGGCGGAAAAATTAAAAAATTTCAAACAAAATAATCGAATTTTAGATATTAATGCTGAAGCGACTTCTACTATTTCAATTATCAGTGAATTAGATAGTCAAATTGCTAATATTAATTCAGAATTAGCTTCCCAAAAATCCCGTTTAAATTCCTTAAAAAAAATCTTTCCTGTGGATTCAGAAGCCGGAATTGCTTCTAGTTTTATGAATGAATCCCCTATTGTTGGTTCTTTAGTTAAACAAATTCAAGAAATACAACTGAAAATTGAACAAGAAAAAATTCGTTTCGGAGATCAACATCCTCAAGTCATAACTTTACAAAAACAAGAAGCTGTCTTACAAGAACAGCTGAAAAATTATTCTTCCACTACTAATATTCAAGGTAATTCAGCAAACAATTCCCAAGGGATTTATCAACCCGGCTCAAATCAAAGTACACTTTTAAGCGAATATGCAGCTACTGAAAGACAAATTAAAAGTTTGGAAGCACAACTCAAATCATTAAAAGAATTAATCAATGTTTATCGACAAAGAGTTGATACTCTTCCACAGTTAGAATTTGAACAGCAACAATTACAAAGAGAACTTACAGCCCGAAGTGATGTTCTCCAAAATCTCATTAAAAATTATCAAGATGCTCAAATTGCCATCAATAACACCCAAGGAAATATTAGATCCACAGAACTCGCATCTATACCGACGGAACCTGCTATAAATCGTAGATTGACTTATTTAATACAAGGCTTCTTAGGAGGTATTTTAGCTGGTTCTGTGGTAGCTTATTTATTAGATCAACTTGATCAAAGAATTAATAACGTTGATCAAATTAAAGAATATTTTACACAACCTGTATTAGGTAAAATACCTGATTTTTATCGTCACAACAAAGATAAAGTCCAAAGTGATCTTCCTGTAAGAGATAATCCATCTTCCCCTATTAGTGAAAATTTTAGAGCACTTTATACCGGGTTGAAATTTATGGAGACAGAGGAAAAACCTTTAAAAATAATCACTATTTCCAGTTCCGTTGCCGGGGAAGGAAAATCTACTATTGCCGCTAATATGGCTATTGCCGCTTCAGGCTTAGGTACGAAAGTCTTATTGATAGAAGCAGACTTAAGGAAACCCGGACAACAAAAAATTTGGGAAGGCATAGATAAATCAGCTGGTTTAAGTGATTTATTACAGATAGAACACAATTCATCACTCTCAGAAGTTATTATTCCCCTGATGACTAATTTGGATCTTTTACCAGCTGGTAATACGAAATCAAATCCTGTAGCGTTGATTGGTTCATCACAAATGGTACATTTACTAGATGAGTTAAGCGATAAATATGATTTAATTATTCTTGATGCACCTCCTGTTAGTGTTGCCGCCGATGCTCAAATTTTAGGACGTATGAGTGATGGAATGTTAATGGTTATACGTCAAGAAAAAGCTAATACATCAATGTTAGCCAGTAGTAGTGAGTCTTTATCCCAAGCAGATGTCAATATTCTTGGTTTATTGCTTAATTGTTTTATTTCTGATAGTGATAATTATTATTACTATTACAATTATTCATATTATTACGACAAAAAAGATAAGAAGAAAAATCAATTATTTAATTAAATAAAAGAATTTTCAAATTTCATTAAATACTACTGAATAAATTTAGTTTTCGAGACTGATATATAGGTAAGAGACATTTTTTAAGTCCGATTTAAGTAAATATATTAGTAGTCATATACTAAACATGGTAAAAACATAAGTGCATATTATGTGGACATTAGGTAAATAAAGAACCATGATATTTACTCTCTAAATCGGATTTTTTTTGTTATGTCATTTAGATCACATCATATTTATTAATAATACAATATAATTGAAATTAATGTCAGTGAAATAATTTTAGCTTCAATATTTGATTATGAAATATAAAGTCATGACAACCATCTCCAAAGTTGTGGCAAATATCTCCGAAACTACATCTTTATGCGGAGGTATGACTTTAATAGATTTATTAGTGGGGATAGCCATGGGTAGTATTGTTTTAACCGCAGCTGCTAGTGGATTTATTAACCTATTAACACTAAACCAAGATATAGATTCAAAAACTGTTCGTCGTGCAGGATTAATAAAATCTTTAGCTTATATTCAGGATGAAATAAAAGGTGCAAAATACGTCACTGCAACACCAGCAACATCAGGAGGACATTGCAGTTTATCAAGTGTGGATTCTGACTATTGTTTAGTCTTAACTTACCCTGATGGTGCTCTTGAAGCTGAAGAGTGTACTGCGAATGAACCTAAAATTTATTATGGATTTCAAGATATTAGTAAAGGTAATCAAATATGGCTTA encodes the following:
- a CDS encoding polysaccharide biosynthesis/export family protein — protein: MMFKLIFYQTISIFILLNFFSTVSAQELSQRQSLKPLSPTNNKNTNYSVAPQINSRQEFPYTLDAGDVIALDIFNVPEYSREYQVLVDGTLNLPLINRISVAGLTLEEVESIVTQEYVSKGLLRNPLISVNLIAPRPVMVAIVGEIRTPGSYSIPFEGTTDKGRKFPNLISALQLANGINASADPRQVKVIRNYKGQEYTIPVNFWNFLEQGDLTQNIILRDGDRIVIPSAETVDPVEVLRMATANFSANLSIPITVSIVGEVNRPGPYTLTGDDVRSENLDDKLTFQNNNVIRDEQVLAGIPTATRAIKTAGGLTAKADIRNIEVRRTLPSGQEQMLKVNLWEFLQTGRFRDDALLQNGDRIFIPAAETIDETEVRQVAVASFSPNRINVSVVGEVKNPGLKELPPNVSLQQALLQAGGFNNVRAKEYVAKLVRLNANGTVTEKSIKVDFSAPLNGENNPPLLNNDIVFIERSTLAVAADVIFSSVNPLNQLLNTINLFKSTWDLFDNDNNSNNSSVIRID
- a CDS encoding polysaccharide biosynthesis tyrosine autokinase, translating into MEELLIYFRIIRKRWLPASLVFVVVFLFLGYERSKKTIPLYRATGTIVFDQKNPSITDPFAVGEQKKLNNDLILIKSESLAEKVKEDLKLPLEIDHKKLAQNLIAVNPDKSDVIQLSFTDEDPKKATEIVNAWIRNYVQIDKEQKVSQTRALAKFLEQQIPESQESLEYTAEKLKNFKQNNRILDINAEATSTISIISELDSQIANINSELASQKSRLNSLKKIFPVDSEAGIASSFMNESPIVGSLVKQIQEIQLKIEQEKIRFGDQHPQVITLQKQEAVLQEQLKNYSSTTNIQGNSANNSQGIYQPGSNQSTLLSEYAATERQIKSLEAQLKSLKELINVYRQRVDTLPQLEFEQQQLQRELTARSDVLQNLIKNYQDAQIAINNTQGNIRSTELASIPTEPAINRRLTYLIQGFLGGILAGSVVAYLLDQLDQRINNVDQIKEYFTQPVLGKIPDFYRHNKDKVQSDLPVRDNPSSPISENFRALYTGLKFMETEEKPLKIITISSSVAGEGKSTIAANMAIAASGLGTKVLLIEADLRKPGQQKIWEGIDKSAGLSDLLQIEHNSSLSEVIIPLMTNLDLLPAGNTKSNPVALIGSSQMVHLLDELSDKYDLIILDAPPVSVAADAQILGRMSDGMLMVIRQEKANTSMLASSSESLSQADVNILGLLLNCFISDSDNYYYYYNYSYYYDKKDKKKNQLFN
- a CDS encoding PilW family protein, translated to MTTISKVVANISETTSLCGGMTLIDLLVGIAMGSIVLTAAASGFINLLTLNQDIDSKTVRRAGLIKSLAYIQDEIKGAKYVTATPATSGGHCSLSSVDSDYCLVLTYPDGALEAEECTANEPKIYYGFQDISKGNQIWLKPGILKRKIICNDGKQRNWIVIADGLLSKKENNPVSDFTTYDDFCRQNSVNWTKSSKVYGGDIKDQKGGFRFCLHEDENGKSHSENRLVRVFLYGHIINGNPISVSTVVFTRSQ